The DNA sequence AGAGCTGAGGCAGAAGCTTTGGAGGTTTTACCGACGGTAGAGGAAATCAGGGAGGCGGTTTGGGATTGTGATTCTTCTAAAGCACCAGGGAGTGATGGGTACAATATGAACTTCATTAAGAAATGGTGGGAAGAAATTGGTCCTGAGTTCACTGCAGCGGTGATGGAGTTCTTCCACAGTTCAAAGATACCAACGGAGGTGAATACCACATGGGTGGCCCTGGTCCCAAAATTTGTGGGTGCGAAGGAGATCAAGGATCTTCGACCGATCAGTTTGGTGGGATGTGTGTATAAAGTGATTTCGAAGGTCCTGGTCAGAAGAATGAGATCAGTTATGCCGGGGTTGGTGGGGGAGACTCAAACTGCGTTTGTCAAAGGCAGAAAAATTCATGATGGTGCTCTCATCGCCTGTGAGACGGTTCATTGGCTGAAGGCGCGGAGAAAAAAAAGCAGCAATCATCAAGCTGGATTTTCATAAAGCTTATGATAGAGTTCGATGGAGTTTTGTGGATATAGTGTTACAGAAAATGGGGTTTGGACAGCGCTGGAGGAATTGGGTGAAGGAGTGTGTTAGTACTGCCACTATGTCTGTTCTGATAAATGGGTCACCTTCCAAGCCGTTTCACATGGAGCGCGACCTTAGACAAGGGGATCCTCTTTCTCCTTTCTTATTTGTGCTAGTGGTCGAGGTGTTGCATCGGATGTTGGGAGAAGCAGTTAGGAATGGACGCATTGCTCCGCTACTGGTCGGAGGAGAGCATATTGAATTGTCACACTTACAATTTGCAGATGATACGATACTGTTTTGTCCACCAGTCACATACACAATTGTGAATTATAAGAGACTGCTGCGGTGTTTCGAGTTGATGTCGGGGCTCAGCATTAATTTTGATAAGTCAAATCTGATATCAGTGAATTGTGATCAGGAATGGGTAGATCAGGCGTGTGGTATGCTGGGGTGCAATGAAGCGGTTTTACCAGTGAGGTACCTTGGCATCCCATTGGGTGCGAATCCGCGCATGGTGAAAACTTGGAAACCGATAATAGATAAGGTGGAAGAGAAACTTAGCCTGTGGAAAGCGAAGGTCCTGAACAAAGCGGGTAAGCTGGTGCTCATCAAATCAGTGCTAAATAGCCTACCAATATATTACCTTAGTTTGTACAGGATGCCAAAGGCGGTTGCGGATAAACTTATTGTGTTACAAAGGAGATTTTTGTGGTCTAAGGGGGATGGTAATGATGGTATCCCGTTAGTTAAGTGGGAGTTGGTTCAGGCACCGAAAAAGGATGGGGGCTTGGGGATTGGGGATGCAATGCTTCGAAACACAGCCCTCTTATTCAAATGGTGGTGGCGGTTTTCAAAGGAGAAATGCCCATTGTGGAAAAAGATTGTATGCTCGTGTAACAACCTGAACTCTGATGAAATGCTAACAAATCAGCAGTTGCCGAGTAGAGGAGGGCCATGGAAAGACATTTGTCATTTGAACATTAAGGAGCAGCGGCTAAAGGACAAACTGCTTACTGGCCTGGCGAGGGAGGTAGGGAATGGGAGGAGCACCCTGTTTTGGGAAGATAACTGGCTGCAAGGTGAGCCCCTAAAACGGACTTTTCCAAGACTCTTTTCTATTTCAAACCAACAAGGGTATGTGATAGGGGATTGTGGTTTTTGGGATGAACTCGAGTGGATATGGAATTTTCAGTGGAGAAGGGAgttgttccaatgggagttggagcTTGTCAACCAGCTTCATGAGAGGTTAAGGACGGTGACATTGGCAGATGGGCAAGAGGATCATATAGTTTGGAAGTTTGATTGTAAAGGGATATTCTCTACCAACTCTGTCGTGAAGGTCCTACAATCGAAGACTCTGTCAGCGGAGGTAACGAGTTACAGTTTTACAAGTGCAGTCTGGAGAGAAGTGGTACCTCCGAGAATTGAGCTTTTTGGATGGTTTGTGCTTGTTGGTAGAGTTAATACCAAGGAGAGATTGAGTCGGCTAGGCGTTATTTTGCCAACTGATAATATCTGTGTACTCTGTAAGAAGGAGGTAGAATCGGTCAAGCATTTATTTCTTCTCTGTGACCttacatggcaggtgtggtgcagTTGGTTGCAGTCCTTTGGTGAAGATTGGGTTATTCCTGGTACCATTAGAGAACTGTTTGAGAGTTGGACTGGTTGGCATAAGCGAAAACAAGAACAGAAGAGGTGGCTGACTGGGTTCTTCGCAGTGATTTGGAATATTTGGGTGGAACGAAATGCTAGGATCTTTAATGATAAGGAAACAGGTGTTGACTTCGTAATAAAGAGAACAATCCAGAGTTACAATGAATGGACTGCTAGTGATTCTGCAGGTTGTTGATGGCATTGTTGACTTAGACTAAAATGTTATGTTTTTCCATATAGTTTTGTTGTTTAACTTGTTTGCTCCACTTTACAGtgttgagtttcctttgtttcaaaaaaaaaaaagagagaaggaggagaGTGAACACTTCTCTGAAGTAACTCACCTACTCTCTTTGACTTCGCCCACTTCATGTGCTGtctgttttttattttagagaaaattCTAAAATCCCAAAAGTTTCCACGTCGTTGATGATTCCTACTGTTTTCTAGTTTGTATAGATAGATAGActgttctatttttatttatgtttttaatcAGACATCAACTAGACTATAAGCACAGTCAAGATAACCAACTTCAGattaaatccaaaaaaatttttaacggTTAGTcattatatcaaattttaaattataataaatcagTATAATTTACATTTATATCACAtagaaattgatattttttttacttgacaaacaaataaattaaaaactatacattattgtattttttttttgttattcataGTACTTTTCAATCCAACAGACCAATAACTAATTTATCGCATATTAGTCCAAATTTCACTCATTGTATCATCCAATCTCTGCAATCCGTCCAAAGGCAAAGGGATTTGACAAGGACTTAGGAGATGCTTTGAGCTTATTTCAGATCGCAACAAGTTGCCAAATACCACTTGGTCTGATATAATTTCGATACCTAACCAATTTTAggtaatttagttattaatttattaatttatttaaataagtgtcaAAAGTTCAAATTCTATTTTGTGCATACAACAACCTATTAATCAACAACAAAGTGACAAATTCTTAAATGAAATTTTAATTCGCAACATATTAATTTTTAGTTCGTCGGTTAAAAAATACCATACGAAATCAATTCTCTAGTCTGGTACTCGACTCGACTTGGAGAGTATATTTGCAAGTATCTACTAACGAAAATATTTCATACACCAAGTGAGACTTAATCTTCTACAATGAGAATGGTTACTTCGTTAAGGGCGATAATTATTCGCCCAATCAACTCTTGGCTCTCTTATAGATACTCATCTCAGTAACTTCTCAATTCAAATAACTTACTCTGCTCATATACTCGCtaaatttgacattgagatctcTTAGAGATACCTCTCATGTCTGTCACTTTTATTGTTCATAAACTTTGGACGACTTATACTCCAAATCCATTCACCTCTGTTCCCTTGAGATAACACTTTAGAACATGAGTATTGGTCATATATTAATAGAAAATTTATTAATCTccttaaaataaattagtaatcattctaataaaacttaaatttcttgttatagTAAACTTAATTAGGCATGGCCGCTCAGCTGAAGCAGGTGATCTCTCTCTGGTTTGGCCTCAGATTCAGTGTCACCACCTTTTTCACCTGGTAAACTTTACATATCCTTTTGATTCTTTTTTGTGAATTTTAATTGAATCTCAATACTTTTTGTGTCATGAATTCTggagttaattgcatattttccTTACTTCAATAAGTATTTGTTACCAATAGAAAATATTAAGTACTATGATATTATCCAATAATGTTTCgattttgttttggtttattttttgtTGCAAATTTATGATTTAATCCTCGAATATTTCATTTTTTCAATCAGCATAATCACAGATGATGCATTCGTTAGGTGAGTGTATAGTACAATAGAATAAATGGAGTACCATCGAGTTAAAGGGATGTAATGTTGTTTCAATATACACACTGTTAGGAACAGTCACAATCATGCCCACCAGATGTTTGAGAAAATGTTAAGTGAGTAAGAAGCCCGTTTGTTTCAGATATCAAGGGTCATGGTGGAGTAGATACTGGAAATATTTTGCTTGCTTAGATAGATGGCTATTGGGACCCTGAGTTTATTGACAATGGTTCGATTTGAGAGTGGGAGTTTCAATGGCCTACCTCCTCTTTGCTGCTCCAAGTTGTCACCACATAGTCACATCTCACTCACTAAGCCATCTTGGATTATGAGAACAGAGTCAAATgttaagaagaagagaaaagaagccGGATCCGCATTGTGTAGTATGTGAGGAGAGTGGACGAGTCGATTGCCACCAGTGTTGTGGGAAGGGAAGGACAAACCAGGTTCATTTGGAAATGCTCCCGAAAGGCAAATGGCCAAAATGGCGTAGAACTTGTGGCGGAAGCGGTCTTGGTTACTGCTCCCGTTGCCTTGGTACCGGAGAACATAGGTATATTATGGGATTCCATTTCATGAACAGGGACGATGATAAATCCCAAGAAAACAAGTCTTAGTCCCCCCCCCCTttctcttctatcttttcttttggGTAATGATATTAGGGACAGAGATAATAGATAATGTGATAGCATAGGTGTATTGTCTTTAAGTTGGAACTACTGTCTTTTTATAACACAATGTAGAATCATCATTAATAGATTGTTCAACTCTTCCTTGTGCAATTTGATTTTAACATGCTGATTTGTTACGGTGAAAGATATGTTTCTGATTGGACTGAAAAAACATTTTTTGCAAATCCTTGTTTGGACACAGAACAAGATAGTGAGATCAAATTCATAATGAGATCTGATAAATAAATGTCCTACTCCCTCCGTAAGTGAATTATGGTTAATATTTAACAAGCATGGCATAGAGAGTTCAGAATAATTAAAGAATTGGAACCGAGGAAATTTTCACGGTTCTTCTAGATTTTAAGCATTTGTTTGAAGATAGGTTTGGAGCAACGATTGAGCTGTTTCCGTGTGACCTCAAGATCATGCTTTTGGGAGCTCAATTTTGGTCAAGACATTGAGTTTTATATCTTGTATGATATGTAATTCATATTCAAATGATGTCTGCAAGTATTTCAATTTCCTTGAAGAATTTGAATGCATAAGCCTGGTTTCTTCCTCTAGGCTTTTGTGGGAATCTGATATTTGTCGTCGATGCCAGCTGAGTATCATTTACAATGCAAATAAGTGAAGGGTGTGACAACGGACCTCGCCTTGCAGACTCCATTTCACAGTGGAGCCAATGGCAGTTGCTTGATTCTCTTCTACCTACCGGCGGCTTTGCTCACTCTTTCGGCCTTGAAGCAGCAGTTCAGTCCAACCTAGTCTCAAATCCAGATGAACTCGACATTAATTATCCATGTCTTGGAGAACACAGGAAGCTTACTCCTTCCTTTCGTGCACTCGGCTTCTGTGTTGCCCAAGTTGGAAACCTGGCACAATCTTAACAAACTATTGGATGCCACACTGACAAATGAAGTCAGCCGAAAGGCATCGATCTCACAAGGGTCTGCACTAATGAGGGTGGGTTTGGCTGTGTTTCGGAACTCCCTTTTCTGAAAACAATGAGAAATGCTTCTTTGGGATCAGGTACTGTATCTTTTCACCATGCTCCTATATTTGGACTTATATGTGGCACACTAGGATTAGATAGTACTGATTCTCAAAGAGCTTATATGTACATCACAATGAGGGATGTTATTTCTGCTGCTACAAGGTTGAATTTGATAGGTTCTCTCGGTGCTGCAGTTTTGCAGCATCAACTTGCTCCTAATGCTGAAGATATACTAGAGAAATGGAAGAATCGCGACGTTGACAATGCATGCCAAGTTGCACCTCTGCTAGATACAGCGCAGGGTTGCCatggttatttattttttaggcTCTTTTCGTCTTAGAAGGCACAAACATAATACTGATGTTGTATTTTTCATAATATGAAGCACATAGACATGGTAGAGTTTTGAATGGAAGAGACAATGTTAGGGTGTGTTTGCAATTATTATgccattaaaaaattatatgctccgatatatatttataacaatgTTGTATTGTATTATGCCATTGaaaattgtaattatttttttatatgcccTCAATCTCTTTTCCCTATCTTCCATTTTTTTTAACGGTGACATTTGAAAGAAATGTACActagagggaaaaaaaaaaggaatggtaggggcagcaacttttgtgatttgtagccatcaatgatggttttaatggtgtgagattggtgtgaaattttaTCCAATAACTCACTTTTCATTGCTGGTtatatgctggccagaatttaacaaagttgttggtccctagacttttccaaaaaaaaaaaatacaaaattagaatttaaagaaaaaaaatactaattgcacataaaaaaatcagttatcaatatttatatatttatatatattaatttacatATTTCTTTTAACTAAATAATCCGCTATTAGAATAATCAAACATATCACAGTGAAATATAAAACTTCcaatagataaaaaatcaaactcGCTTAAATCTAGTAGTCTAGTAGATATCAAATACGTATttttatacataataattaattagtgactgatttgtgtatatttaatatgattttttaagtaTAAGATTACAAAAATGAATATCATGTTAAGATCTATTAGTTAACCAATTAcagaaataaattaaagaaatgtCGTGTGTGTGGTTGTATCTCTTTTGTGCCAAAATCTCAGACCATTTGTATCAAAACTGGTTATATAGTAGTTAAGATTAGGAACAATGATCCAGATCCTAACATGTTGAACTTGAATTGAATAGTAAATCACTGAAAGAGctataaaaattttttggaattaaaataaagagatatGTGTAATCAGAACAAGACTACAAGCTCAATAACTTACATGCGTTGATGTAGTTTATTTGTTGTTACTTGTTAGCAAATGGGTCAataatatttctaattttaaaaagaaataataggcATCGTTTTAGaataattctcttttatttttagttttattaacaATGTAATGTTTGTATCTGATACATTAAATTGGAAGTAAAACGTAGAGTTTAGCAAACATAGGTTAAagttatcaattaaaaaaatattaaaaatataaactttaatttctaatatatttattttatattatcaaaataaaaaaattaaaaatttgtattagtAATAAtcttaagatatatatatatatatatatatatatataaactaaatcCTAACGcctaaattaaaaagaataattattttgaaaggaaaaaatatatgaaaaagtatTTCTAGTTTTTCTTGTTGGTAAATAGTCAATAAGAAAATATGGAAGAGAACTCTTTATAAAAATCACGCACCTATATAAATCTACGGTTGGTCGAGTGGTGATAAAATTAGTATGACTCATGTTGGGTTTAAatcttataataattaaaaaaagaatgaaaaaaaaaaaaggctctTATGGCCTTAGAGGTGCAAGCAAGTTGAATAATATTAATAAAGTGAGTTAATAGTTAatttcgtccctgaaagatacctcGATCTCCATTTTTGTCCTCGAAagtcaaaattaatcaaaatcgtcCTCCAAAGATACCTTACCTGATCACGTTCATCTTTCCATCATCTCCCTAGCTGAGTTGGCAAACGTCCGCTGACGTGGGCCGTTAACTGCCAAGGTGGCAAACGTCAGGCTGTAGCATGTTGTTGATGACAAGATAACTCTTGTTTATGACGTTAAATTAGTCCCTGGAGTGGATAAACCCTAATCCCAATTTGAACGATAAATACATCGCCGTGAACACATGCATCGCACGACAGATAAGCCAGCCCCTTTGCCACATCCAAGATTATGCTCTTCCTTTGAGGCCAAGtcagcaatttcttcaacttttgCTGCTCACTCACCAGAAACAGATGGTCTTCAAGGTTTCCATTCGGCATGTAATCATAACCAAAAACCTATGGCTTCCCCTGTCATTaaatttttcatcatcatcaccactaCACTCTACACAACAGCCTCGAAGAGGCACCAGATTCCGGTGCTTCAGGTTGCTAATAATCTCCACCTCATTACAAAACTCCACATCCCCTTGAAAATCAGATTCCAAGATCCTCTTAACCGCCACGACCGAACCATCGGACAAAACCCCCTTGAAAACAAGGCCAAATCCACCCATGCCAATGAAaatcttggttgagaaattatcAGTAGCCTTCTCAAGCTCATCAATCTTGAACCAAATAGGCCCCGTATTCGGCCTCAACCTACGCCTAGACCCTTGTTCCTCAGgatcaaaatcaaattcatcatCATTAAGCTTCTTCCTCCTAACCTTCCTATCATACCAAATATAAACCCCTAACAAACAAGACATAACTAACAAAGCAACACCAGCACCAGTTAACCCAAAAACCAAACACTGGTGACTTTTTCCAACAGAACCACCACCCTGTGGGTAAAGTGACATACCAAAGATGCAACTCATGGCACCATTGCTTTCAGGTCCATACTGATTCACAAACGCAGCAGCATATAAAATagtaaatttgaaataattttcaGAGTGAGAAGCATTATCATCAATGGAGACAAGTTTATGCTGCACCTGAAACCCCGCAATAAGACACACATCACATAGCGAAAGATCAGTGAGGTTTTGTTTGCAACTAGTATCAAGAGGCGTGATTTGACCAAGCTTCTTGTCCCAATCTTTTAGTTAGGGTTTCAATTCCTGCGCAGACGTTTCGGGACATGACGAACTGGTGAGGGTCAAAGCACAAGTCAACGAGGTTGTTTTGGATAGACAAGGAATTGAGCTGGAAATCATGGACGCATGAGGTTGAGGTTTCAAGGTTTGGGAGGTTAAAATTTGTAGTTGCTTTTATGGTACTGCGTGAACCCTATTCCGATTAGAGATAAGAGCGAGGTGCAACAGTTGCTCAAGTTTGATGATAAAGAGTGGAAATTCTCACATGCTGAAAGGTTCCATGGAACTCTCTTAACATAGCTGAAGTAGATGGGGCATgttgaaggagaagaaggagaaggtgaAGGTGAAAGTGCTGCCATGGTGAAAGACAGAACGGGGGTAACGGATTGCAACGTTTGAATCCATCCCCTGAAGATAAAACGGCGACATTTCAATCCTAAGAATGCTTTCTACCGACGTCGTTTTTGTTCTCTGCTACCTTGGCAGTTAACGGCCCACGTCAGCGGACGTTTGCCAACTCAGTTAGGGAGATGACGGAAGGACGAACGTGATCAGGTAAGGTATCTTTGGAGgatgattttgattaattttgactTTCGAAGACGAAAATGGAGATCGAAATATCTTTTAGGGATGAAATTGACTATTAACTCATAATAAAGcacatacaaatttaataataattaaaaaacttGAATCTGTTAATTTCCTCAATTTCGTACATTAAAGATACGCAAATCTAAGGTTTCAATCTTATGAAAAGGATCAACTTGAACCAACAAACGCCGAAGAACTGGGTTGAGAACTATGTTATCGGCTTTCATCATGTCCCTCATTCCATGTGCCGGAAGCTTGGCAATTAAATATGCCTGTAGTAGAATTTCGTATTGCCTCGAACTAAACTTGTAGCCCACTTCTTTCATTTTGTGCCAAATCATCTTTATACTATGGATATCACCTGTATTGGCATAAAGTTCCATAATAGCAGTATAAGACTTGATATATGGTTTCTCCTTGTTCAGCAGGATTGCCTCCTGTAAAACGGTTTCTGCCTTCTCAACGTCCCCTGCTTTGATATAAAGTTTAACTAGGTCGTCCCATGTCAATGGGCCTATTTGGATCCCATTGTCTGCCATTTGCATAACGAGATCGGTGCCCTTTTTTACCATCTTATTATTTGCATAAATCTTCAGCATAAGTGAGTAGTTTTTGGGTAGAAGCAGCCCTCTCTTGGACATAAACTCGAAAGCCGCCTCTGCTTCATCAATTTTATTCAATTCAGCAAGAGACTTAATTGCAGCCAGACACACTTCCCTTCGAGGGCTAACTTGACAAAGCTCCCAAATTCTTCTCACTTCATCTATATCACCCAATTTCACATAAGACAGAAGTAAATACCTACCAACCCGAGGATTCTTTTGTAGGTcttcatcttccatcttcttcaatAAATCTTTGGCATCTTCTTTTAACCCAACGGTTATATAGTGTTCAACTAAAACTGCATTTCTTTTGGCCTGAGCGCCACGAATTGATAAAAGAATTCCAGCAAATTTCCCTTTAGAAGGTTCTGGATAACCCTCAAAGTACTTCTCTAATTCATGTAGCTCATAATCAGACAATTTAGCAATCAAACTAACATAAGTAGGAAGATATCTCTCCCTAAATTCACTCAGACTTTTTGCTTCTACCAACTTCTCAATCTACACAAAACCAACCATAAAAAGATAAATGAAAGCACACACGGTAAGACATTATTCAtgtaaaaatgaaaaacaaaagataAGTATTTAGTATTTACAACTAGCTATAAATAAGTAGAATAAACATACAAAAAGCCAAAGTTAACACATGAACATACTTACAACAAATAACTGAtgagaaattaatttaattaccagTTCAGCTTTACACTCAGGGTTGTGAGGGTTAAGGTTAATCTTGCGCCATGCCCGTGAGATATTTTGTCtgattttttctttcctttctttatcAAATTTATCCGTAAGCAAACCAAGAAGTCCTTCTTTCTCTGTAAATTCGCAGTGTGATTCCTCCAAACCATCCTGATCTATCATGCTATTGGCATCACCTTGCGAAGAAAGTTCGCGCCTACTCACAGCGAATTTCAGGGAGGCATGCCCGGAATGGTAAAACGTATTCGGCAACAACAAACGATCATATGTCCTTCTAGAAGACTCCAAAGTACCAGAATTGACTACGTTGCAatcacaattaattttttttatagcagcgaaaaagagagagagaaaagacgATTAGGGTTAGGTTACCTGAGAAGAAGAGATGCTCGACCACTAAGAGACCACATATTTGAAGGTAACAGAGAAAGATCGCCGCTGGAAAGCATATTTACAACtagttaataaaaaaacatatttcACACACCAATTGAGACTTAATCTCTTACAATGAGAATGGTTACTTCGTTAAGGACGACATGTCACAGGAAGATCTCTCACGATCAATTCTTAGCTCTCTTATAAACCCATCTCAATAactttttaatccaaataatttaCTCTGCTCATATACATGTAAATTtcagttaattaataaataattaactaataaattaattattagccaaaagagattaaaaaattaaattttataatttaaaaagtaaaaatatttaaaatataaattaagatactaattttaaaaattttggtctAAAATTAGACTAATAGGCTAAAACAATTGAATTGGACCCAAGCCCAACTATTAAAGCTTTCTCCCACACTTAACAAGTTCCAAACATTTCTGATTTCATTAAGAGAGTGAGAGTTCTACGGTGATAGAGAAAAGAGAGGAATGAAAACCTAAAATACTATTCACTTTCGATTTCAATTGTCTGTAATTTGTAATTCCGATCATGAACCGGAGGCTTCATTATCATTATTCCTTACTACAAATAGTAAAGTTAGAAGAAAAGTTTCACAATTTGTCTGTATCCCTTATAAGTAAAAATAAAGTCTACAAAAGACAAGCGTTTTaggaacaaataaataataaaatacatatgATAGAATATAGCTACCCAAGAACTAGTAATAACCATATTATAAACATCCTAGAAAAACTAAAAttaagaaaacacaaaaaaaaaggttataattttattcatataggACTTTTTCAAGTAGCTGCCAAGCCTAACTTTAGGCTAGGAATAAATAtccctattttaataattttacgagatacaagattaaaaaaatttagagattcGCTGATTgctatactaaaaagtaattgtTATGATGGTCCAGTATTTTTTAACTGTTATCCAAATTTTTCTATGAGTCTTAAAAATGAATATACCTCTAAAactcttaaattatatattaagacACCCAAAGACATTTTCGATGAAAAATATGATCCTTTTGAagtaatttatataatatattataaaattataagagTAAACTATAATTTTAGGGTTAGAAGAGAATCGTCAAAAATGAAACTATCATTATTCACGCTAATTTACGAAGATCTTTTGTTCAAACACCTAAAAAATTCCaacataaaaaactaataaaaaatatcccGGAAGAATGGATTTTAGAGgatatagtagaagaagaaaaaatagaaaacataGATATTAGAGAAACTATTAAAGAAGGTCCAAACATTagattaaaaatgaataaatctCAATCAGTTAGAATACCAGATTACTAGaataaagaagaaattagttCTAGGCACTTTATAGACAATTCTATTATAAACGAGGAGGTTATAGAGATAAATAATATTAGACCAAATATAGCAACTCCtttatatgaaagaga is a window from the Arachis hypogaea cultivar Tifrunner chromosome 17, arahy.Tifrunner.gnm2.J5K5, whole genome shotgun sequence genome containing:
- the LOC112765107 gene encoding pentatricopeptide repeat-containing protein At1g15480, mitochondrial isoform X2; protein product: MWSLSGRASLLLRRTYDRLLLPNTFYHSGHASLKFAVSRRELSSQGDANSMIDQDGLEESHCEFTEKEGLLGLLTDKFDKERKEKIRQNISRAWRKINLNPHNPECKAELIEKLVEAKSLSEFRERYLPTYVSLIAKLSDYELHELEKYFEGYPEPSKGKFAGILLSIRGAQAKRNAVLVEHYITVGLKEDAKDLLKKMEDEDLQKNPRVGRYLLLSYVKLGDIDEVRRIWELCQVSPRREVCLAAIKSLAELNKIDEAEAAFEFMSKRGLLLPKNYSLMLKIYANNKMVKKGTDLVMQMADNGIQIGPLTWDDLVKLYIKAGDVEKAETVLQEAILLNKEKPYIKSYTAIMELYANTGDIHSIKMIWHKMKEVGYKFSSRQYEILLQAYLIAKLPAHGMRDMMKADNIVLNPVLRRLLVQVDPFHKIETLDLRIFNVRN
- the LOC112765107 gene encoding pentatricopeptide repeat-containing protein At1g15480, mitochondrial isoform X1, coding for MSSLTNGDLSLLPSNMWSLSGRASLLLRRTYDRLLLPNTFYHSGHASLKFAVSRRELSSQGDANSMIDQDGLEESHCEFTEKEGLLGLLTDKFDKERKEKIRQNISRAWRKINLNPHNPECKAELIEKLVEAKSLSEFRERYLPTYVSLIAKLSDYELHELEKYFEGYPEPSKGKFAGILLSIRGAQAKRNAVLVEHYITVGLKEDAKDLLKKMEDEDLQKNPRVGRYLLLSYVKLGDIDEVRRIWELCQVSPRREVCLAAIKSLAELNKIDEAEAAFEFMSKRGLLLPKNYSLMLKIYANNKMVKKGTDLVMQMADNGIQIGPLTWDDLVKLYIKAGDVEKAETVLQEAILLNKEKPYIKSYTAIMELYANTGDIHSIKMIWHKMKEVGYKFSSRQYEILLQAYLIAKLPAHGMRDMMKADNIVLNPVLRRLLVQVDPFHKIETLDLRIFNVRN
- the LOC112765107 gene encoding pentatricopeptide repeat-containing protein At1g15480, mitochondrial isoform X3, which produces MIDQDGLEESHCEFTEKEGLLGLLTDKFDKERKEKIRQNISRAWRKINLNPHNPECKAELIEKLVEAKSLSEFRERYLPTYVSLIAKLSDYELHELEKYFEGYPEPSKGKFAGILLSIRGAQAKRNAVLVEHYITVGLKEDAKDLLKKMEDEDLQKNPRVGRYLLLSYVKLGDIDEVRRIWELCQVSPRREVCLAAIKSLAELNKIDEAEAAFEFMSKRGLLLPKNYSLMLKIYANNKMVKKGTDLVMQMADNGIQIGPLTWDDLVKLYIKAGDVEKAETVLQEAILLNKEKPYIKSYTAIMELYANTGDIHSIKMIWHKMKEVGYKFSSRQYEILLQAYLIAKLPAHGMRDMMKADNIVLNPVLRRLLVQVDPFHKIETLDLRIFNVRN